Part of the Cryptosporangium arvum DSM 44712 genome, CTTGCGCCGGCGGACACGTCACCGCGAAAGCCCGAGACCGGTCGACCGGCGCGCTTGTACCGCGCAGGTCCGGCCACCGTGATCCATCCGCCGATCCTGCGTTCGGTGGCACTCGCGTAACCGGAGGGAGCGACCCATGAGCACATCGCCGGTGGTGATCCTGACCGCGCTCGACGTGGAGTACGAGGCAGTGCGGGCCCATCTGATCGGTCCACGATCCTATCGGAGCGTCACCGACACCGAGTTCGAGGTCGGCCGCACCGCGGGCGGCCACCAAGTCGTGCTGGCGCTCGCAGGACGAGGGAACCAGGCGGTCGCCGTGATCGGCGAACGGGCCATCAATGCGTTCCATCCGGCTGCGATCCTGTTCAGCGGTATCGCCGGTGGTATTCAACCGCAGCTGAGTCTGGGCGACGTGGTCGTGGCCACCCACGTGTACCCCTACCACGGTGCCACGAGTGCTGGGAGCGGGCTGCAAGCGAGACCGCACACGCTGCAGATCCAGCACGGCGCCGACCAGGTCGCTCACCGGGTGGCCCGCGCGGGCACATGGGCGAATCCGAAGCTCAGCGGTAGGCCGACGGTGCGATTCGGTCCGATCGCCGCCGGGGAGGTCGTGCACTACGCCAGCGAGTCCGACCAGATGCGCTGGATCCGGCAGCACTACAACGACGCGGTGGCCGTCGAGACCGAGGGCGCCGGGATCGCCCAGGCCGCCCATCTCACCCGGTCGCTGCCGGTCGTAGTGATCCGCGGTATCAGTGACCTCGCCGACGACACCAAGCAAGCGACCGACCGCGCCGGTTGGCAGGCCGTGGCTGCGGCGAACGCGGCTGCGTTCACCCTCACGCTGGCCGACGAACTCGCGCGACGCCGCACCGACCGATCGGCCATCTCGGAGGAGCGTTCCATGAACCTGTCGAACAAGAACATCGCCAAGAACAGCACGGTCGGCATCTAAGGCCAGGTGGTGACGAATGCCCAGGTGGCCTTGTCCCACTCGGGGAGCGACGTCCGCGAGCAGATCACATCGTTGAGTGCCGGCCTCCGAGCGGCCCACGAGCAGGGCCGGCTGGACGACGACCTGTACGAGGCCGCACGAACCGAAGTAGGCACGGCCGACGCGGCCGCGAAAGACGGCCCGACCGGCCGCGGTCGGCTCGTGATCGCGCTGAAGCGGCTGAGCGGCCTGGTCTCCGGTTTCACGGACCTGAGCACCGCGGTGGCCGCGGTCATCGCGTTGGCCGAGAACCGGCCGTGAACACAAACGTCGCCAAGGACTCGCTCGTCGGTGTGCAAGCGCAGAACATCTACGCGGAGGATGTCGAAGCGACGGTCGTCCACGGTGACTTCAACCGGTACGAGCTCGGTCCGGACGATCCGCCCGAGAAGGAATTCGGGATCGGTGTCGCCCAGCTCGACGACGGCACGCCGCACACCGCGCTGGACACCATCTCGCGAGCACGCGCGCGCGGCTTACTGAACAACTCCGTGCGATTCCATTGGCTACTCGCGTTCTTCAGCGGCCGGACGGTCCACCAGCTGGATGAACACGAGGTGCGACGACTTCAGCTGGCGCAGGAGTGGATTCAGCCGGAGGGCGACGACGAATGGGCGGAGGGCCTCCGCACGATCGAGAATCTGTTGAACAATCCTGGCGACCGCGCCTGTGCGGCGAAGGAGATCGAGACCCTGCCGGACGTACCGCGCCGCAAGATTCTGCGGCACCTCGAGCTTCTACTGGAAGGGGCGAGCCGCGACGCCCTGTGGGAGGCGACGGCCGCGCAAGCCAGAGCGGATCAATTCGCGAACGACCGGACCGAACGCGTCTGGAAGTTCTTCGAAGCGGATCCGGTGCGACCGCGACCCGCGCCCATGGAGCCGGGACCTGCGCGGATTGCGCTCGTGAAGGCGGCGGCCGCGTGCGCGTTGTTCACCAGTGGAGCCGGGTATCTGGCGTGGATCGCGCTTCGAACGCAGCCGTGGAGCGCGATCCTGCCGATCCTCGCGGTCGCACTGGGGGTCTTCGCCTACGCCTCCGGAACGGCCGACTGGCGGATTCATCGCACCCGACCGGACGTGCGCGCGGCACAGTACCGATACCGCCCGCGGACCGAAGTGGAACTGCTGCCCGAGCTCACGCGCGTGGGCTTCACCCGGCAGATCGACCGCTACTTCGCTCAGTACTTCCGCGAACACATGCCGGCGGACGCGGACGCATCGCACTGGTCGAGCAGGACCGCAGCGGTGCGGCGGAAGATGCGCAACGACATCGTGCGGCAGTACCGCGAGTCCCGGGTGTCGGCGGAGCGGTTGCGGTGGCTCGTCGAATTCCGGGCTGAGGACGTCGCTCGGCGCTACCGAGACGGCACCCTACCGGGGTACGCGAAACGATTCCGCGCGATCACCGCACTTGCTCTTCTCCTGCTGGGCGGTGTGCTGCTGGCCTTCGGCGGAGGCCTGTTGATCTGGCTCGCCGTGTCCGGAGAGCCCCTGCGCGGTCTGGTCGCCGTGCTGTGCGCCCTTGGCAGTGGGGTGCTCGCGGCTCGATGGGGAATCCGGGTCGCGGTGGAC contains:
- a CDS encoding 5'-methylthioadenosine/S-adenosylhomocysteine nucleosidase codes for the protein MILTALDVEYEAVRAHLIGPRSYRSVTDTEFEVGRTAGGHQVVLALAGRGNQAVAVIGERAINAFHPAAILFSGIAGGIQPQLSLGDVVVATHVYPYHGATSAGSGLQARPHTLQIQHGADQVAHRVARAGTWANPKLSGRPTVRFGPIAAGEVVHYASESDQMRWIRQHYNDAVAVETEGAGIAQAAHLTRSLPVVVIRGISDLADDTKQATDRAGWQAVAAANAAAFTLTLADELARRRTDRSAISEERSMNLSNKNIAKNSTVGI